The Pecten maximus chromosome 11, xPecMax1.1, whole genome shotgun sequence genome has a segment encoding these proteins:
- the LOC117338143 gene encoding b(0,+)-type amino acid transporter 1-like (The sequence of the model RefSeq protein was modified relative to this genomic sequence to represent the inferred CDS: added 70 bases not found in genome assembly) — protein MDNPVFKDGTDESNSDIRKRIKEFPKDEKDGNTKPNAVKLEKQVGLISGTSFIVGTIIGSGIFISPKGVLSETGSVALSLIVWAGAGLLALMGSLCYAELGTLIRKSGGEYQYIKQAYGNVAAFLYAWTSIIVIRTSSMAIICLTFGEYVATFFPYCGNPELPTKLVAALAILTLAIINCIDTRLATNVQVFFTVAKLIALLIISIGGIVRLAQGNIKELQRGFEGTTNSPSTIALAFYDALWSYDGWNNLNYLTEEIKNPKKNLPRANIAGVLLVTIIYLLTNVSYLTAMTSAELLASDAVAVTWGDRVLGTAAVLMPLSVLFSTFGSANGTLFSGGRVVYVAARDGMLPEMLSYVNCKRSTPVASIIFTTIISIAMVIPGNLSELVDFFSFTAWIFYGVTVSSLIVCRFTMKDVERVFKVPLPIPILFVLVSIYLVIGPIIQ, from the exons ATGGATAATCCTGTGTTTAAAG ATGGCACCGATGAGAGCAATAGCGATATTCGAAAGAGAATAAAAGAGTTTCCAAAGGACGAAAAAGATGGAAATACCAAACCTAATGCGGTCAAGCTCGAGAAACAGGTGGGGCTCATCAGTGGCACTTCCTTCATTGTCGGAACAATCATTG GGTCCGGAATTTTTATTTCCCCGAAAGGTGTACTGTCGGAGACCGGGTCGGTGGCGCTAAGTCTGATTGTTTGGGCTGGGGCCGGATTATTGGCATTAATGG GATCTCTATGTTATGCGGAGTTGGGGACCCTTATTAGGAAATCTGGTGGAGAGTATCAGTACATCAAACAGGCCTATGGAAACGTGGCCGCATTTTTGTATGCATGGACATCCATCATAGTCATTCGAACCTCCTCTATGGCTATCATCTGCTTAACGTTCGGAGAATATGTTGCCACCTTCTTCCCTTATTGTGGCAATCCGGAACTTCCCACGAAACTAGTTGCTGCATTAGCCATAC TGACCTTGGCCATCATTAATTGTATTGACACTCGCCTGGCCACTAACGTCCAGGTGTTTTTCACGGTCGCAAAGTTGATCGCTCTGCTCATAATCTCTATCGGAGGCATAGTACGCTTGGCACAAG GGAATATCAAAGAACTACAGCGAGGATTTGAAGGGACAACAAATTCACCATCTACGATAGCATTGGCTTTCTATGATGCTTTATGGTCATATGATGGTTG GAACAATCTGAACTATCTGACAGAAGAAATCAAAAACCCTAAAAA GAACTTACCTCGTGCCAACATAGCTGGTGTCCTTCTAGTGACTATAATATACCTGCTAACCAACGTGTCGTACTTGACTGCAATGACGTCAGCAGAACTGCTAGCTTCCGACGCAGTGGCAGTG ACTTGGGGTGATCGGGTCCTAGGTACTGCGGCCGTTTTGATGCCACTTTCAGTCCTCTTTTCTACATTCGGGTCTGCGAACGGAACTCTTTTCTCCGGCGGCAG AGTTGTTTACGTAGCAGCAAGGGACGGAATGCTGCCAGAAATGTTATCATACGTGAATTGTAAACGTTCCACACCCGTAGCATCCATCATATTCACG ACGATAATCTCTATCGCCATGGTAATCCCTGGTAATCTGTCAGAGCTCGTCGACTTCTTTAGCTTCACCGCTTGGATATTCTACGGCGTTACAGTTAGTTCACTCATCGTCTGCAGGTTCACAATGAAAGACGTGGAGAGAGTATTCAAG